The Streptomyces sp. NBC_01197 genome window below encodes:
- a CDS encoding PadR family transcriptional regulator, translating to MAADRRSSWLKGVLDLLVLSCLTGGESYGYEIAKALAAAGLGEIKGGTLYPVLNRLEEAGLATGEFRATERGPGRRYYRLTGAGRKALTEQSASWLEFHRAVQTTLYPGGTADMP from the coding sequence ATGGCCGCAGACCGCAGATCCAGCTGGCTCAAGGGCGTCCTGGACCTCCTCGTCCTCTCCTGCCTCACCGGCGGCGAGAGTTACGGATACGAGATCGCCAAGGCGCTCGCCGCCGCCGGACTCGGCGAGATCAAGGGCGGGACGCTCTATCCCGTACTGAACAGGCTGGAGGAGGCCGGTCTCGCCACCGGGGAGTTCCGTGCCACGGAGCGGGGGCCGGGTCGGCGCTACTACCGCCTGACCGGAGCAGGCCGAAAGGCGCTCACCGAACAGAGCGCCTCCTGGCTGGAGTTCCACAGGGCCGTACAGACCACGCTGTATCCAGGGGGAACAGCGGACATGCCATGA
- a CDS encoding 3-isopropylmalate dehydrogenase, which produces MSRSLNLAVIPGDGIGQEVVAQGLKVLNAVLPQDVKLETEEYDLGAQRWHRTGETLPDAELESLKRHDAILLGAIGDPSVPSGVLERGLLLKLRFAFDHFVNLRPSKLFPNTATPLAGRPDIDFIVVREGTEGPYTGNGGSLRTGTPAEIATEVSVNTAYGVERVVRDAFARAQARPRKKLTLVHKNNVLVYAGHMWKNIFDKVGQEFPDVTTDYLHVDAATIFFVTQPERFDVIVTDNLFGDILTDLAAAVTGGIGLAASGNINPTGTFPSMFEPVHGSAPDIAGTGKADPTATILSVALLLRHLGHESEAARIEDAVSADLAERGTEPRTTDQIGDALAVRVAG; this is translated from the coding sequence ATGTCTCGCAGCCTCAATCTCGCAGTGATCCCCGGTGACGGCATCGGCCAGGAAGTCGTGGCCCAGGGCCTCAAGGTCCTGAACGCGGTCCTTCCTCAGGATGTGAAGCTGGAGACCGAGGAGTACGACCTCGGCGCCCAGCGCTGGCACCGCACCGGTGAGACCCTCCCGGACGCCGAACTGGAGTCGCTCAAGCGGCACGACGCGATCCTGCTCGGCGCGATCGGTGACCCCTCCGTGCCGTCGGGTGTCCTGGAGCGCGGTCTGCTGCTCAAGCTCCGCTTCGCCTTCGACCACTTCGTCAACCTCCGCCCCTCGAAGCTGTTTCCGAACACGGCCACCCCGCTCGCCGGCCGCCCGGACATCGACTTCATCGTCGTCCGTGAGGGCACCGAGGGTCCGTACACCGGCAACGGCGGCAGCCTCCGCACCGGCACGCCCGCCGAGATCGCGACCGAGGTCAGCGTGAACACGGCGTACGGCGTCGAGCGGGTCGTCCGCGACGCGTTCGCCCGGGCCCAGGCGCGCCCGCGCAAGAAGCTGACGCTGGTGCACAAGAACAACGTCCTCGTCTACGCCGGCCACATGTGGAAGAACATCTTCGACAAGGTGGGCCAGGAGTTCCCGGACGTCACCACCGACTACCTGCACGTCGACGCCGCGACGATCTTCTTCGTCACGCAGCCCGAGCGCTTCGACGTCATCGTCACCGACAACCTCTTCGGCGACATCCTGACCGACCTCGCCGCTGCCGTGACCGGCGGCATCGGCCTGGCGGCCTCCGGCAACATCAACCCGACGGGCACCTTCCCGTCGATGTTCGAGCCGGTGCACGGTTCGGCGCCCGACATCGCGGGCACCGGCAAGGCCGACCCGACGGCCACGATCCTCTCCGTCGCCCTCCTGCTGCGCCACCTGGGCCACGAGTCCGAGGCCGCCCGCATCGAGGACGCGGTCTCCGCGGACCTGGCGGAGCGCGGTACGGAGCCGCGTACGACCGACCAGATCGGCGACGCGCTCGCGGTACGAGTAGCGGGCTGA
- a CDS encoding purple acid phosphatase family protein, with translation MDTPRFGIPEKLAGRMSMAEQHEYLRTRLSRRGVLRTTAAGAAVTVAGAGTTLDTQAAYAAPAPARRPAHSTPAVDGSLVAPFGRHLSYGADPRTQMRVSWQVPFAVKRPYIRIGTSPSDLSRKIGAEVRHLTTPSLNGGRIAAAEQFYVHAGLDRLRPGTTYYYGVGHDGFDPADHRNLGTLGTFRTAPSRAESFTFTAFGDQGVSYHALGNDQLILGQNPAFHLHAGDICYADPSGSGQETDTYDARTWDQFLAQTETVAKTVPWMVTTGNHDMEAWYSPDGYGGQNARWTLPDNGPDPVDQPGVYSFVHGNVGVVALDANDVSYEIPANYGISGGKQTRWLDRRLGELRADRDVDFVVIFFHHCAFSTTNSHASEGGVREEWVPLFEKHQVDLVINGHNHVYERTDAILRNKVARKVPVGERTDPTRDGIVYVTAGGAGKSLYDFPAPDSYEGHVHEQESVPTYHWVKGGAKATETVEWSRVRYTGYSFLAVEVTTGRGAALKVSALAESGERIDHFEIRRGD, from the coding sequence ATGGACACACCTCGCTTCGGTATCCCCGAAAAGCTCGCCGGCCGGATGAGCATGGCCGAGCAGCACGAGTACCTCCGCACCCGGCTCAGCCGTCGCGGGGTTCTCCGTACGACCGCGGCAGGCGCAGCGGTCACCGTAGCCGGAGCCGGCACCACGCTGGACACGCAGGCCGCTTACGCCGCCCCCGCGCCCGCGCGCCGCCCCGCCCACTCGACGCCGGCCGTCGACGGTTCGCTGGTCGCGCCGTTCGGCAGGCACCTCTCCTACGGCGCGGACCCCAGGACGCAGATGCGGGTCTCCTGGCAGGTCCCGTTCGCGGTGAAGCGGCCGTACATCCGGATCGGCACCTCGCCGTCGGATCTGAGCCGGAAGATCGGCGCGGAGGTGCGGCACCTGACGACGCCCAGCCTGAACGGCGGCAGGATCGCCGCCGCCGAGCAGTTCTACGTCCACGCCGGACTCGACCGGCTGCGGCCGGGGACGACGTACTACTACGGCGTCGGGCACGACGGGTTCGACCCGGCCGACCACCGCAACCTGGGCACGCTCGGCACCTTCCGGACCGCCCCCTCCCGCGCCGAGTCCTTCACCTTCACGGCCTTCGGCGACCAGGGCGTCAGCTACCACGCGCTCGGCAACGACCAGCTGATCCTGGGCCAGAACCCCGCGTTCCACCTTCACGCGGGTGACATCTGCTACGCGGACCCGTCGGGCTCCGGCCAGGAGACGGACACATACGACGCGCGCACCTGGGACCAGTTCCTGGCGCAGACGGAGACCGTCGCGAAGACGGTGCCGTGGATGGTGACCACCGGCAACCACGACATGGAAGCCTGGTACTCCCCCGACGGCTACGGCGGCCAGAACGCCCGCTGGACGCTGCCGGACAACGGCCCCGACCCGGTCGACCAGCCCGGCGTTTACTCGTTCGTGCACGGCAATGTCGGAGTCGTGGCGCTGGACGCCAACGACGTCTCGTACGAGATCCCCGCCAACTACGGCATCAGCGGCGGCAAGCAGACCCGCTGGCTCGACCGGCGCCTGGGCGAGCTGCGCGCGGACCGCGACGTCGACTTCGTCGTGATCTTCTTCCACCACTGCGCGTTCTCGACGACGAACTCGCACGCGTCGGAAGGCGGGGTGCGCGAGGAGTGGGTGCCGCTCTTCGAGAAGCACCAGGTGGACCTGGTCATCAACGGGCACAACCACGTGTACGAGCGCACGGACGCGATCCTGCGGAACAAGGTCGCGCGCAAGGTGCCGGTCGGCGAGCGGACGGATCCGACGCGGGACGGCATCGTGTACGTGACTGCGGGCGGTGCGGGCAAGTCGCTGTACGACTTCCCGGCGCCCGACAGTTACGAGGGACACGTCCACGAGCAGGAGAGCGTGCCCACCTACCACTGGGTCAAGGGCGGCGCGAAGGCGACCGAGACCGTGGAGTGGTCGCGGGTGCGCTACACCGGCTACTCGTTCCTCGCGGTGGAGGTGACGACCGGCAGAGGGGCGGCGCTGAAGGTCAGCGCGCTCGCTGAATCGGGCGAGCGCATCGACCACTTCGAGATCCGCCGCGGCGACTGA